Proteins encoded by one window of Patescibacteria group bacterium:
- a CDS encoding radical SAM protein, producing MQRLSGPIDVQLELTENCNFRCRHCYNFWRYCQTSSKDELNTAQVLNVIATLHDHGVSVITLTGGEPLLRPSVLFTALMEAKRLGMEVGLNTNAALVTSTIASRLKSEGLDHVLCSILGREETHNHITGAKDGYSQTIGGIEYLVQAGLSVAANMVVSTLNRGEVIEVGRIVSGLGVSTFCATPMVPSHESNRCYVLSSSECKQALKDLLVVGETFSVNVDTLEPIARCLFDEAEEDEFISFFGNLICSAAVSSCAISSTGMVQPCIHADKSFGNMLQENLADIWTRMAPWTEESMLPVECIACEATAICENGCRMSSKALHGCYNGKDMYMSEPIRDRTRIAKLPVRKKLDGSVAAEDRVRVNPLARFRQESFGGIVYVGTNVEFLTPVGFHVVQSMRQKGTFSPAELAPEVGLTNDDVVAIVSRLLGNKAILPV from the coding sequence ATGCAACGTTTATCTGGCCCGATTGATGTTCAGCTTGAACTGACCGAGAACTGCAACTTCAGATGCCGTCATTGTTACAACTTTTGGCGGTACTGCCAAACAAGCTCCAAAGACGAGCTAAACACTGCCCAAGTCCTGAATGTGATCGCCACGTTGCACGATCATGGTGTCAGCGTCATAACTCTTACTGGTGGTGAACCACTATTGAGACCAAGTGTCTTATTTACCGCCCTGATGGAAGCCAAAAGGCTAGGAATGGAGGTTGGTCTTAACACTAACGCGGCCCTTGTCACATCCACCATCGCCAGCCGGTTGAAAAGCGAGGGGCTCGACCACGTACTTTGCTCAATCCTTGGTCGAGAAGAGACACACAACCATATCACTGGTGCAAAGGATGGATACTCCCAAACCATCGGGGGGATTGAATATCTAGTCCAGGCCGGTCTGTCGGTGGCGGCCAACATGGTTGTCTCAACACTCAATCGTGGTGAGGTGATCGAAGTTGGCAGGATCGTAAGTGGTCTGGGAGTTAGCACATTCTGTGCCACTCCCATGGTTCCATCACATGAATCGAACCGCTGCTATGTTCTCAGCTCCAGTGAATGCAAGCAAGCACTGAAAGACTTACTGGTGGTTGGTGAAACGTTCAGTGTTAACGTGGACACGTTGGAGCCGATCGCCCGGTGTCTGTTCGATGAAGCGGAGGAGGATGAATTCATTTCCTTTTTCGGAAATCTGATTTGCTCAGCGGCAGTATCGTCCTGCGCCATTTCATCCACTGGGATGGTTCAACCGTGCATTCACGCTGATAAGTCCTTTGGCAACATGCTGCAGGAAAACCTGGCTGACATTTGGACCAGGATGGCGCCGTGGACAGAGGAGTCCATGCTGCCAGTTGAGTGTATTGCGTGCGAGGCCACGGCGATTTGCGAAAACGGCTGTCGTATGTCGTCAAAAGCGCTACACGGTTGCTACAATGGTAAAGACATGTACATGTCGGAGCCGATACGCGATCGGACTAGGATCGCCAAGCTCCCTGTCAGGAAAAAGCTGGACGGTAGTGTCGCGGCCGAAGATAGAGTTAGGGTGAACCCGTTAGCGAGGTTTCGGCAGGAAAGTTTCGGCGGGATCGTCTACGTCGGTACGAATGTCGAATTCCTAACGCCTGTGGGTTTCCACGTCGTTCAGTCAATGCGCCAGAAAGGAACCTTCTCGCCTGCTGAGTTGGCGCCAGAGGTTGGCCTGACGAACGACGACGTGGTCGCGATCGTATCGCGACTACTGGGCAACAAGGCCATTCTCCCGGTGTAG
- a CDS encoding ThiF family adenylyltransferase — MHNSSEYYSELVSRNKVFIDYKLQRDIVKTRLAFAGCGLGSNVALMSARVGFTKFVLMDGDDVSISNLNRQTFEIKDVGKNKALCLKKQILNVNRNCEVKTRTKYINNKDVDLVINNSDIIINTIDFGDTFIKLTTEATVSNKIVILPFNVGYGVVIVVLDKTSDSISSVIKENHNIVTNGDLYRHLLSNINYCAPKYISQNIDKIFDVIRRFKYSPQLAIASSLNAAAINTVILKIIKGDQVKKLPGIIYFDLNDVVQC; from the coding sequence ATGCACAACTCAAGCGAATATTATTCAGAACTCGTTAGTCGTAATAAAGTATTTATAGATTACAAATTACAACGAGATATTGTTAAAACTCGTTTAGCATTTGCGGGATGCGGTTTAGGGAGTAATGTTGCACTTATGAGTGCGCGCGTTGGGTTTACAAAATTTGTGTTGATGGATGGTGATGATGTCTCAATATCAAATTTAAATAGGCAGACCTTTGAAATAAAAGACGTAGGTAAAAATAAAGCCCTTTGTTTGAAAAAACAGATATTAAATGTTAACCGTAATTGCGAAGTTAAGACTCGTACAAAATATATTAATAATAAAGATGTTGATCTGGTTATAAACAATTCAGATATAATAATAAACACAATTGACTTTGGTGATACGTTTATTAAATTAACCACGGAGGCCACTGTTAGCAATAAAATAGTCATCCTGCCGTTTAACGTTGGTTATGGAGTAGTCATTGTTGTTTTAGATAAAACATCTGATTCTATATCTTCAGTAATTAAAGAAAATCATAACATTGTCACAAATGGTGATTTATATCGTCATTTATTAAGCAATATCAACTATTGCGCACCAAAGTATATATCACAGAATATTGATAAGATATTTGATGTGATAAGAAGATTTAAATACTCACCACAGCTTGCCATTGCATCCTCGCTTAATGCAGCTGCAATAAACACAGTAATATTGAAAATTATTAAAGGTGATCAAGTTAAAAAATTGCCTGGAATAATATACTTTGACCTTAACGATGTAGTTCAATGTTAG
- a CDS encoding GNAT family N-acyltransferase → MQIIKKLLSYIEFVIFIRTFSHRFSFYTTTDTKELDEIYQLRYQVYCVECEYISKELHPDKREHDEYDDNSTHFILRDQRDNIAATVRLIHDSSLRFPLEKHFNSEFNVSEPERNKIVEISRLIVASRYRKKFLLLALMKGIFAYTKFNNLNYVYCVLDERLYKVLTKMGFPLRRIGPSAAYQGLTTPYIMEIGDMLENLRSVNNVLFEYLTSGIMQYNNKENHYTIS, encoded by the coding sequence ATGCAGATTATAAAAAAGTTGTTGAGTTATATAGAGTTTGTGATATTCATTAGAACCTTTTCTCATAGGTTTAGTTTTTATACAACCACTGATACAAAGGAGTTAGACGAGATATATCAACTAAGATACCAGGTGTACTGTGTAGAATGTGAATATATTAGTAAAGAGTTACATCCCGATAAGAGAGAACACGATGAATATGATGATAATTCAACACATTTTATACTAAGGGATCAAAGAGATAATATTGCCGCCACGGTTCGATTAATACATGATTCAAGTTTACGGTTTCCACTTGAGAAACATTTTAATTCAGAGTTCAATGTTTCTGAACCGGAAAGAAATAAAATAGTAGAAATTTCAAGACTAATTGTCGCTAGTAGGTATAGAAAAAAGTTTTTACTATTGGCGTTAATGAAGGGTATTTTTGCATACACAAAATTTAATAATCTAAATTATGTATATTGTGTACTTGACGAAAGGTTGTATAAAGTTCTTACCAAAATGGGGTTCCCACTTAGAAGGATTGGGCCATCGGCTGCGTATCAGGGATTGACCACGCCGTATATTATGGAAATCGGGGATATGTTAGAAAACCTAAGATCCGTTAATAATGTATTATTTGAATATCTGACTAGTGGTATAATGCAGTATAATAATAAGGAAAACCATTACACAATTAGCTAA
- a CDS encoding radical SAM protein: protein MYKNLLAPLSVQVEITEACPNQCIHCYNYWRHDDEACDGCAIMQPGQVDYIMDELERSRVFEVIITGGEPLLNKRALYRMLDRIERLPLLRASINTSLIGLTGSDVERLGRYSHLVSILTSMMGPTADIHDMVASRKGAFKKTVHGIELLVQAGLAVSANMVVSRLNREYILETAELCKGLGVKMFNATRAASPLNCPDFSPYALDLQEFRTYLTDLGAAGRASNIPVGVLTVYPMCGVRDINAHSMTFGRRCSAGVSVAAISATGEFRPCTHVQESAGNIFSEPLTILWGRLLPWRDGSLIPSTCKTCRALPLCGGGCRADSLVVNGSLRAEDPLMQLEDVEAAIAGYRLEQQKRRREVVIPSILRLNPELRWRREPIGSVWFLRRCIGIFDSATTGFLEGLVGKDLSQTDLKGTISPQFLIGLVERRILIAGEGSSA, encoded by the coding sequence GTGTATAAGAATCTATTAGCCCCTCTCTCTGTCCAGGTCGAGATTACGGAAGCATGTCCGAACCAATGCATTCATTGCTATAACTACTGGCGCCATGATGATGAGGCGTGCGATGGCTGCGCCATCATGCAGCCTGGCCAAGTGGATTATATCATGGATGAATTAGAGCGCTCAAGGGTGTTTGAGGTCATCATCACGGGCGGTGAGCCGCTACTGAATAAGCGAGCGCTGTACCGGATGCTCGATCGGATCGAGCGCTTACCCTTGCTCCGTGCCTCCATCAACACAAGCCTCATTGGTCTGACCGGATCTGACGTTGAACGCTTGGGAAGATACAGTCATCTGGTCAGCATTCTAACCTCCATGATGGGGCCGACAGCCGATATCCATGACATGGTGGCCAGCCGGAAAGGCGCTTTCAAGAAGACCGTACACGGTATCGAACTACTAGTCCAGGCTGGTCTGGCGGTGTCGGCGAACATGGTTGTTTCCCGTCTCAATCGCGAATACATCCTAGAGACCGCGGAGTTGTGCAAGGGTCTGGGCGTGAAAATGTTCAACGCGACTCGAGCCGCGTCTCCGTTGAATTGCCCGGATTTTAGTCCTTACGCTCTGGATCTTCAGGAGTTTCGTACGTACCTGACGGATCTCGGTGCAGCTGGACGCGCGAGTAACATACCGGTCGGGGTTCTCACAGTCTACCCCATGTGTGGGGTTAGGGACATCAACGCGCACTCAATGACGTTCGGGCGGCGCTGTTCAGCTGGTGTCTCGGTGGCAGCGATTTCTGCAACTGGCGAATTTCGTCCCTGTACCCACGTCCAGGAGAGTGCAGGCAATATCTTTTCAGAACCATTAACCATACTCTGGGGTCGATTGCTTCCTTGGCGGGATGGTTCTTTGATTCCGTCTACGTGCAAAACGTGCCGAGCTCTGCCTCTCTGCGGCGGTGGATGTCGGGCTGATTCCCTGGTAGTGAATGGATCGTTACGCGCCGAAGACCCGTTGATGCAACTAGAGGACGTTGAAGCCGCGATTGCTGGGTACCGGCTCGAGCAGCAGAAACGTAGGCGGGAGGTTGTGATCCCGTCGATCCTTCGTCTAAATCCGGAACTGCGCTGGCGTCGAGAGCCAATCGGCTCAGTCTGGTTTCTTAGGCGCTGCATCGGGATCTTCGATTCCGCGACGACAGGTTTTCTAGAAGGTCTGGTCGGTAAGGATCTCTCCCAGACCGATTTGAAGGGGACAATTTCACCCCAGTTCCTAATAGGCCTCGTCGAGAGGCGGATCCTCATCGCCGGTGAAGGTTCGTCCGCTTAA
- a CDS encoding ATP-binding protein, with protein sequence MFGQLIQKAGGSNTLSTVVVALIIVFGFDPLKKALGRITDAVFFKDSIDYTGAIQQLSEIISLKIEPQDLMDSVSGKLVELLKIKDAHILLKDKNSTLYLPLVASGDGHDKLRLDAKGLTAAYLQTTKKTVVVEELERKISDTSNEQERSTLERSHAELESIGAAVVAPIIVDEEVTGLMVLGQKRSGDVYSNHDIQLLRVLGPQMGSAIEKSKLYDEVKAFSDKMKVEVERATDDLKLANIELKNRNVYLSSLQHITNLINRSLNFKNVTQMIVDGVASELGYIGGVIMLREGDRSYPGAITSTRLTRAALKLLPKPITEYSGSMTDKDLATEAMRTGVMQISDKIADFLNPPLPKPICGAIQKLVNAKTIIAMPIRIEEEVIGVIVYLIQKSKTEISEDEVQMMEALADQMGIVTRNVRLVEQMSDANKQLESANSHLKQLDTAKNEFISIASHQLRTPLTGIKGYLSMIVGGDYGKVPKALNELMVQLLEQSERMIRLVNMFLNVSKIEAGRFTLTKKPTQMEDLINSEIAELIKVADEKGLKVEFKEPKKVLPPVMVDADKLKDVILNLVDNAIKYTEKGKITVTAEQTDGHVKVAIKDTGRGIPKEDVDRLFSKFVRGENIAQVQPDGSGLGLYIAKRIVDSHGGKIWVESDGLGKGSSFIFQIPIEAAQTGSMPVQAES encoded by the coding sequence GTGTTTGGACAGCTCATACAAAAAGCTGGTGGGTCAAACACACTCTCAACAGTTGTTGTCGCCCTCATCATCGTCTTCGGCTTTGATCCATTGAAAAAAGCCCTGGGTCGGATCACCGACGCCGTGTTCTTCAAAGACAGCATTGATTACACTGGAGCGATCCAGCAATTGTCTGAAATCATCAGTTTGAAAATAGAGCCCCAAGACTTAATGGATTCGGTTTCGGGAAAATTAGTCGAACTGCTAAAGATCAAGGACGCGCACATCCTGCTAAAGGACAAAAACAGCACGCTGTATCTGCCTCTAGTCGCGAGCGGTGATGGGCACGATAAGCTCCGCCTCGATGCCAAAGGTTTAACCGCCGCTTATCTCCAGACCACCAAAAAGACCGTGGTGGTCGAAGAGCTCGAACGCAAGATTTCCGATACTTCGAATGAGCAAGAGCGCTCGACGCTGGAACGTTCCCACGCCGAGCTGGAATCAATCGGTGCGGCGGTAGTGGCGCCGATTATTGTCGATGAAGAGGTAACCGGATTGATGGTGTTGGGCCAGAAGCGTTCCGGCGATGTGTACAGCAATCACGACATCCAGCTGCTCCGCGTACTTGGTCCGCAGATGGGGTCAGCGATTGAAAAATCCAAACTGTACGATGAAGTGAAAGCATTTAGCGATAAAATGAAAGTCGAAGTCGAGCGCGCCACTGACGATCTCAAGCTGGCTAATATCGAGTTGAAAAATCGTAACGTGTACCTGTCGTCATTGCAGCATATTACTAATCTAATTAATCGTTCGCTGAATTTCAAGAATGTCACCCAGATGATCGTAGACGGCGTGGCCAGCGAGCTGGGATATATTGGCGGCGTGATCATGTTGCGCGAGGGCGACCGGTCATATCCGGGAGCGATCACCTCGACCCGATTGACCCGAGCCGCCTTGAAATTATTGCCTAAGCCGATCACCGAATACAGTGGCAGTATGACCGATAAAGATTTGGCGACCGAGGCCATGCGTACGGGCGTGATGCAGATATCCGATAAAATTGCCGATTTTCTCAATCCGCCGTTGCCAAAACCAATCTGCGGGGCGATCCAAAAGCTAGTCAACGCTAAGACGATCATCGCCATGCCGATCCGGATCGAGGAAGAGGTTATCGGCGTGATCGTATATCTCATTCAAAAAAGCAAAACTGAAATTTCCGAGGACGAAGTCCAAATGATGGAAGCTCTGGCTGACCAGATGGGCATCGTCACCCGCAACGTCCGGTTGGTCGAGCAGATGAGCGACGCCAACAAGCAGCTGGAATCAGCTAATTCCCACTTGAAACAACTTGATACCGCCAAGAACGAGTTTATCTCCATTGCCTCGCATCAACTGCGCACGCCGTTAACCGGCATCAAGGGCTATCTGTCCATGATCGTGGGCGGAGATTACGGCAAGGTGCCGAAGGCGCTCAATGAACTGATGGTTCAGCTGTTGGAACAATCCGAGCGGATGATCCGCCTGGTTAATATGTTCCTGAATGTCTCAAAGATTGAAGCCGGCCGGTTTACCCTGACCAAGAAGCCGACTCAAATGGAAGATCTGATCAATTCCGAAATCGCCGAGTTAATCAAAGTCGCCGATGAAAAAGGGCTCAAGGTGGAATTCAAAGAACCCAAAAAAGTTCTGCCACCGGTGATGGTTGATGCCGACAAACTGAAAGATGTGATACTCAACCTGGTGGATAATGCCATCAAATACACCGAAAAAGGCAAGATCACCGTCACCGCCGAACAGACCGATGGTCATGTGAAAGTAGCCATCAAAGACACCGGTCGGGGGATTCCCAAAGAAGACGTGGATCGACTGTTCTCGAAGTTTGTGCGCGGTGAAAACATCGCCCAGGTTCAGCCCGACGGTTCCGGTTTGGGTCTGTATATCGCGAAAAGAATTGTCGACTCGCACGGCGGGAAAATCTGGGTGGAGAGCGATGGTCTAGGGAAAGGTAGTTCGTTCATCTTCCAGATTCCAATCGAAGCGGCCCAAACCGGATCGATGCCGGTGCAGGCGGAGAGTTAA